GGAGAGCATCGTCGACGGCAGCTACCAGCTGTCGATCCCGGAGGGGCGGACCTTCACGCTGCGCTTCAGCAAGGTCGGCTACCGGACGGTCTGGCTGGGTGGCTCCTATCCGGGCTCGCCGACGGACACCAACAGTCGAGTGGCGAACTCGCTGACCAGCATCGACCTGGTGACGCTGCCGGAGTGGACGTCCGCCTTCATGTCGGTCGCCGGCCAGAACGAGGACGCCTGCAATCCCACCAAGGGAGGCATGACGCTGGCGGCCGGCGGAGACTTGAATCAGGCCGTGATGAACCTCGGCTTTGAGATCTCCTTCTGGGGGAAGAAGGGGTCGAACCTGGTTGTCACCGACCGCGGTATCGCCTTCCTCGCGAACGATAAGGACTCCAGCTTCAACCGCACCGAGATCCCCGACCTGGGCACCTGGTCGGGGGCGCCGGTGCTCGCCCCGCTGTGGTTCGACGGTGACCTCTCCGGTGCCGTCGCCGACTCGGTCACCTACGGCGCCGCAGACGGGGTCGCCTGTATCCGCTGGAACGACGTCGGCCACTACAGCGCGGACGACAGTGCACCGAACACCTTCCAGCTGATCATCACCTCCAGGTCCGGCGCGGCCGGACGATCGGCCGGTGACTTTGACCTGACGTTCAACTACGACCAGGTGCAGTGGGACGCCTCCGGCACAGCGCGGGTCGGCTACACGGCCGGCGATCGGACTCGCGGCCACTACTGGGTGAACCCGGGCGTGGCCGGCGCCATCGTCGACGGTGGCTCGAGCCCGCTGATCGCGTCCTCGCTGGGCAGCAGCACCCCGGGTCGCTACGTCTTCGAAGTGCACAACGCTCTGGTGGCCGCCGGACCGCCGACGATCACCGGCACTCCGATCGTCGGGGCCACCCTCACCGGGCACGCCAGCACCTGGTCGCCCACTCCCGACTCGCTCAGCTACCAGTGGAAGCTGGACGGTCAACCGGTGTCGACGGCGTCCAGCTACAAGGTGCCCAGCAAGTCCGAGGGCAAGCCGATCACGCTCACCGTGACCGCGCAGAAGACCGGGCTCACCACGGTCACCTCGACCGTGTCGGCGGGCACGGTGCTGCGGGTGTTCAGCAGCCAGCCCACCCCGAAGCTGTCCGGGACGGTGAAGGTCGGCTCGACCCTGACCGCCAAGCCGGGTACCTGGTCTCCGGCGGCGACCCTGAGCTACCAGTGGTTCCGAGGCAGCTCGGCGATCTCCGGTGCCACCAAGAGCAAGTACAAGGTCCAACTGGCCGACGTGGGCCAGAAGCTCTCGGCCCGAGTCACCGCCAGCAAGGCCGGCTATCTCGGCGTGACCAAGGCGTCCGCGGCGACCAAGACCGTGCCGAAGGTGACCATGAAGGCGAGTACGCCGAAGATCACCGGCACCACCAAGGTCGGATCGACGCTGGGGGTGAGCAGTGGCTCGTGGACCTCCGGGGTCACGTTCAGCTACCAGTGGTACCGCTCGGGCAAGGCGATCAATGGGGCCACCGGCTCGACCTATCTGCTCACGATCGCGGACAAGGGCAAGACGCTCACGGTGAAGGTCACCGGAGTCCGCGCCGGTTACACGACGGCTGCCAAGACGTCCAAGTCGTCCAAGCGGATTACCTAGTCAAACGTCCGTTTATTGACCGTTCGGGAGGCCGGATCTGGTCTCTGGGGTCCTTCGGTATGCGCCAGAATTGAGCCACCACTCAGAGCCAGAAGGACGCCCTCATGCGCCGGATCTTCAGAACTGTCGTCAGCATTGCGCTCACCGGACTGCTGACCCTTGGTTTCCTCGCCCCGACCTCGGCCGAAGCCGCCAGCAAGAAGGTCAGCGCCGGCTCGGTGAAGATCAGCGGGACGGCGAAGGTGGGCGAGACCCTCACGGCGGCAACGGCGTCCTGGAAGCCTGCCGGGGTTGTTCTGAAGTACCAGTGGTACCGCTCGGGCAAGAAGATCGGCGGCGCCACGAAGGCGACCTACACCCTCGGCTCGTCCGATCTGAACAAGCAGATCACGGTGAAGGTGACCGGCTCGCTGTCCAAGTACAAGGCCGCGTCGAAGACGTCCGGGAAGACGAAGAAGGTCGGGCTCGGCACCATCAGCTATGTGGGCATCGACCTCACCGGAGCGGTCGCCGTCGGCGGCACGGTGCGGGTTGTCGGGGCGTGGAAGCCGGCCGACACGAAGGTGAAGTACCAGTGGTACAGCGACGACGTCCCGATGAAGGGGGCCACCTCGCGGACGTACGCGATTCGCTCGGCGGATGAGACGCACCGGCTGGGTGTCGTGATCCACGTCAGTCGGAAGGGCTACAAGACCCGCGATCTGTACTGGAAGTTCAACTACGACGTCGGTTCTCGCGGATCTCAGGACGGCCTGCTGGAGGTTGGCACCGACATCAAGCCGGGCACCTACGTGGCCCCGGGTGGGAGCCTGTGCGAGTGGGATCGCGAAGACCGTGGCTTCTCGGTCCTTGGTGCGGGCCCGAACTCCGACGGCCAGGTGATCGTCACCATTAATCCTGGTGACCGCTACTTCTACAACCGCGGATGCGGCACGTGGCGCACCTTCGAACCGTCCGCCATGAAGCAGATGACCTACTTCATCGACGGCCAGTTCAGCGTGGGCCCGGAGATCAAGCCCGGCACCTACGAGACCAACTGGTGGAACGGCGAGTGCTACTGGCAGACGAACTCGGGTTTCGATGGGAGTCGAGATGACTTCATCGCCGACGGCCGGGCCACCTATCCGCACGATCCGATCCGAGTGGTCCTTGACTCCAGCGTCACCGGCTTCGAGTCTCGCGACTGTGGTGGCTGGTACCGAGTGGAGGACTAGGCAGAGCGCCGATCGCGTCAGCGATTCGCCCCGCACAACCCGCGGACGGTAGAGTTGCCTGTCGGCCACCGTTCGCGGTGGTTGATGAATACGCCCTCCTGCCACGGGAAGCGCCCGTGGCCGCTCTAGACCAGAGGAGGTGGAGTTCGCGTATGCGCAAGTACGAAGTCGTAGTGATCATTGATCCCGACGTCGACGACCGCCAGGTGAACGGCTTGCTGGACAAGCCGCTGGCCGGACTCACCAAAGCCGGTGGCACTGTGGACCAGACTGATGTGTGGGGCCGGCGTCGCCTGGCCTACCAGATCAAGAAGAAGTCCGAAGGCATCTACGTGGTGGTCAACGTCACCGCTGAACCGGCCGTCGTGAAGGAGCTGGATCGTCAGCTCACCCTTAACGAGCAGATCCTGCGGACGAAGGTCATCCGCCCCGATCTGCACTGACGCCTGCTGAACCCCTTTCGCCTGTCAGTGTCACCTGAAAGGCTGTGGGGGATAAGCGAAGTCCGATCGAAAGACTGAAACATGGCTGGCGAGACTCTCATCACCGTGGTCGGCAACCTCACCGCCGACCCGGAACTGCGGTTCACCCCCTCGGGTGCTCCCGTAGCTAACTTCACCGTCGCTTCGACGCCGCGCACCTTTGACCGGGCCAGCGGCGAGTGGAAGGACGGGGATGCCATGTTCCTCAACTGCGCCGTATGGCGCCAGCCGGCTGAGCACGTCGCCGAATCCCTCACCAAGGGGATGCGTGTGATCGTCCAGGGCCGGCTGCGGTCGCGCAGCTACGAAACCCGTGAGGGTGAGAAGCGCACCGTGTTCGAGGTCGAGGTCGAAGAGGTCGGTCCCTCGCTGAGGTATGCAACGGCAAAGGTCACGAGGACCTCGTCGGGCAACTTCGGCGGCGGCTCTGCTGGTGGTGGTGGCTCCTCATGGGGCAACAACGCCGGTGGGTCGCAGGAGCGGACGGCTGGAGCCGACCCCTGGGCGTCCGCCCAGAGCGAGGAACCCCCGTTCTGATCCGCACGGCATCGCACCG
The nucleotide sequence above comes from Propionicimonas paludicola. Encoded proteins:
- a CDS encoding single-stranded DNA-binding protein, with translation MAGETLITVVGNLTADPELRFTPSGAPVANFTVASTPRTFDRASGEWKDGDAMFLNCAVWRQPAEHVAESLTKGMRVIVQGRLRSRSYETREGEKRTVFEVEVEEVGPSLRYATAKVTRTSSGNFGGGSAGGGGSSWGNNAGGSQERTAGADPWASAQSEEPPF
- the rpsF gene encoding 30S ribosomal protein S6 yields the protein MRKYEVVVIIDPDVDDRQVNGLLDKPLAGLTKAGGTVDQTDVWGRRRLAYQIKKKSEGIYVVVNVTAEPAVVKELDRQLTLNEQILRTKVIRPDLH
- a CDS encoding nidogen-like domain-containing protein: MAVLAVFSLAVGAAPSAMAADPVITFSVSGASNFGVYLCPWSGSTYTCGDPLTPTASAVSVPMADLTAGGKYAIGVKKSGYWDQWWHQSGFSTVKPTSTGSGEYVSAGASSIALGTATMKRKYQLSGSVTADANTRLGGIEVGIYANLSAVAAGTPLTGLTTSGDGTDKDLGTYDIDIPYSAPGTFVVGLKDPSAAYAQATETVSLAAAATSRDFTMRVNDHMITVGGTVVLGDAATPSGVSVDAFVWNTDSTWAPAASEESIVDGSYQLSIPEGRTFTLRFSKVGYRTVWLGGSYPGSPTDTNSRVANSLTSIDLVTLPEWTSAFMSVAGQNEDACNPTKGGMTLAAGGDLNQAVMNLGFEISFWGKKGSNLVVTDRGIAFLANDKDSSFNRTEIPDLGTWSGAPVLAPLWFDGDLSGAVADSVTYGAADGVACIRWNDVGHYSADDSAPNTFQLIITSRSGAAGRSAGDFDLTFNYDQVQWDASGTARVGYTAGDRTRGHYWVNPGVAGAIVDGGSSPLIASSLGSSTPGRYVFEVHNALVAAGPPTITGTPIVGATLTGHASTWSPTPDSLSYQWKLDGQPVSTASSYKVPSKSEGKPITLTVTAQKTGLTTVTSTVSAGTVLRVFSSQPTPKLSGTVKVGSTLTAKPGTWSPAATLSYQWFRGSSAISGATKSKYKVQLADVGQKLSARVTASKAGYLGVTKASAATKTVPKVTMKASTPKITGTTKVGSTLGVSSGSWTSGVTFSYQWYRSGKAINGATGSTYLLTIADKGKTLTVKVTGVRAGYTTAAKTSKSSKRIT